Proteins encoded by one window of Paenibacillus sp. DCT19:
- a CDS encoding glycoside hydrolase family 3 N-terminal domain-containing protein, whose amino-acid sequence MIYKDASKSIHERTEDLIKRMTLKEKVAQLYCANSYGGESVYDSRMHKLKDGIGTVSYLNDSFTGDLKKDRETINGIQKYLVEETRLGIPGLFHSEGIAGAQIPSATTFPQSLNLASTWEPTLAQKMGEVVKKQLISFGFRAVHSPLFDLARDPRFGRVGETYGEDPYLVAQMGVAFVKGIQGDHEIMATAKHFVGYGNAEGGRGGGEQQISERRLLDSYCFPFEAAIHEAKIKAVMNSYGMLNDQAVSTSKWLLTDVLRNKLGFQGLVVADYGSITHAFLRYRVAEDAKGAGILAFKAGMDVEQPGNQCYQHLVEAVESGELEEAHIDVSLRRILETKFTLGLFENPYEAGDFFYEIKKVENEELSLEIAEKSMVLVKNEDGILPLNKKLKIALIGPNSDTKTNFFGGYSSVGSASTKSSDFDKSEEDSFLRMLYTGTITDNKESLKSMGIEFDEKPTPEQKSIILNMIRQNLNSDDSSNRVYRTNEEFVQMFYPDCKSVKDVLEEEFGKDCVLHAKGCDIFKAIDGGIETVKAAVQQADIVIAVLGGKESMIDPEATCGENKDNINIGLEKPQLDLMEEVFKLNKPVISIVVDGRPLSTTYVSQQSKAVLYSWLPAQFGAKAIVNILTGKINPSGKLPVTIVKESGQIPMYSSRLPLYVDINEYAEYIKTNQNIPLYPFGHGLSYTQFEYSELVQNAAVQADGDLSIAFKLKNTGQVAGEEVVQVYIRDQVSSVARPVKQLVGFARVTLDVNETKIVQFKVSMKQLAFHDLNMDQIVEPGKMEMYIGASSQDIRLKGVFAIIGEKLIVERKVFSSQVTITEL is encoded by the coding sequence ATGATCTATAAAGATGCCAGCAAGTCTATTCATGAGAGAACTGAGGATCTGATTAAACGAATGACTTTAAAGGAGAAAGTAGCTCAGTTATATTGTGCAAATTCTTATGGAGGAGAATCTGTTTATGATAGCAGAATGCATAAATTGAAGGATGGGATTGGTACCGTAAGTTATCTGAATGATTCTTTTACAGGTGACCTGAAGAAAGATAGAGAGACTATAAATGGGATACAAAAATATCTTGTCGAGGAAACCAGATTAGGCATTCCTGGATTGTTCCATAGTGAAGGCATAGCTGGTGCGCAGATCCCTAGCGCAACTACATTCCCCCAGTCACTTAACCTTGCTTCGACTTGGGAACCGACTTTAGCACAAAAAATGGGCGAAGTCGTCAAAAAACAACTCATCTCTTTTGGGTTTAGAGCAGTGCATTCCCCACTATTTGACTTGGCCAGAGATCCGAGATTTGGACGAGTTGGTGAAACCTATGGTGAAGATCCCTATTTAGTTGCTCAAATGGGTGTAGCTTTTGTCAAAGGAATACAGGGTGATCATGAAATTATGGCTACAGCGAAGCATTTTGTTGGTTATGGAAATGCAGAAGGTGGAAGAGGAGGTGGCGAACAGCAAATATCTGAGCGAAGATTGCTAGATAGTTATTGTTTCCCCTTTGAAGCTGCCATTCATGAAGCAAAAATAAAAGCGGTAATGAACAGTTACGGCATGCTTAATGACCAGGCTGTGTCTACTTCCAAATGGCTACTCACTGATGTTCTAAGAAACAAGCTGGGTTTTCAGGGATTGGTCGTAGCAGACTACGGTAGCATTACTCATGCTTTTTTACGGTATAGAGTGGCTGAAGATGCGAAGGGGGCAGGTATACTAGCATTCAAAGCTGGAATGGATGTGGAGCAACCTGGAAATCAATGTTATCAGCACTTGGTAGAAGCAGTTGAGTCAGGTGAACTTGAAGAAGCGCATATTGATGTTTCATTAAGAAGAATTCTTGAAACGAAATTCACATTGGGACTATTCGAAAATCCTTATGAAGCCGGCGACTTCTTTTATGAAATTAAAAAGGTTGAGAATGAAGAATTATCATTGGAAATTGCAGAAAAATCTATGGTATTAGTAAAAAATGAGGATGGTATCCTGCCACTCAACAAGAAGCTGAAAATTGCTCTGATTGGTCCAAACTCGGATACCAAAACAAACTTCTTTGGAGGCTATTCATCCGTTGGATCGGCTAGCACAAAAAGCAGTGATTTTGATAAATCTGAAGAAGATAGCTTTCTGAGAATGCTATACACCGGAACCATTACGGATAATAAAGAATCATTAAAATCGATGGGTATCGAGTTTGATGAAAAACCTACTCCTGAACAGAAATCCATTATTTTAAATATGATCAGACAGAATTTGAATTCTGATGATTCCTCGAACAGAGTCTATAGAACGAATGAAGAGTTTGTTCAAATGTTTTATCCAGATTGTAAATCTGTGAAGGATGTTCTGGAAGAAGAGTTCGGGAAAGATTGTGTGTTACACGCCAAAGGTTGCGATATATTCAAAGCAATAGATGGGGGAATAGAAACAGTAAAGGCTGCTGTCCAACAGGCGGATATTGTCATCGCAGTGTTAGGCGGCAAAGAAAGCATGATCGATCCTGAAGCTACCTGTGGTGAAAACAAAGATAACATCAATATAGGTCTTGAGAAGCCCCAATTAGACTTGATGGAAGAAGTATTTAAGCTGAATAAACCTGTTATTTCTATTGTGGTTGATGGGCGACCGCTATCTACAACTTATGTGAGCCAACAGAGTAAAGCGGTCCTTTATTCATGGCTTCCGGCTCAGTTTGGGGCAAAAGCTATTGTAAATATCCTTACAGGCAAGATCAATCCTAGTGGAAAATTGCCAGTAACCATAGTAAAAGAATCTGGCCAGATTCCTATGTATAGCAGTAGACTACCACTCTATGTTGACATTAATGAATATGCTGAATATATCAAAACTAACCAAAACATCCCGCTCTACCCATTCGGACATGGATTAAGCTATACCCAATTTGAATACAGCGAATTGGTACAGAATGCCGCGGTTCAGGCAGACGGTGACCTCAGCATCGCATTTAAGTTAAAAAACACCGGACAAGTTGCAGGTGAAGAAGTAGTCCAAGTTTATATTAGGGATCAAGTGAGCAGTGTTGCAAGACCTGTGAAGCAGTTGGTTGGATTTGCACGGGTTACCCTGGATGTTAATGAAACAAAAATAGTTCAATTTAAGGTAAGTATGAAACAGCTGGCATTTCATGATTTAAATATGGATCAGATTGTTGAGCCAGGTAAGATGGAAATGTATATAGGTGCGTCCTCCCAAGATATCCGTTTAAAAGGTGTATTTGCAATTATAGGCGAGAAACTTATTGTCGAACGTAAAGTGTTCTCATCACAGGTAACAATTACAGAACTATAG
- a CDS encoding glycoside hydrolase family 3 N-terminal domain-containing protein → MYFIESELNTMIGTWHFLYETVHTTIKMQFIIGKEENFTLSVILEPFPFPVDINNVKIDGNLLQARGTSQFVPGEGFEFDLTFEGKEFQGRIKIPYQEEFFVIGAEGTGPSLEDLLISKLSNYRKQNVKQRSDNEIRHEVDTLLKKMSVTDKIGQMSQCMSTNLSLGSDIDSESPEKLVSEGRAGSVLSAVNSNRVFELQKIAVEQSPHGIPLLFNFDVIHGFQTIFPVPLAWSCSWDMTAIREASVIAAKEASATGITYNHGPMVDITRDPRWGRVVEGAGEDPYLGSLIAKAQVEGLQGNSLFDSETIIACLKHFVAYGAAEAGRDYNTVDISEGTLRNVYLPPFQAGINAGAGSVMNSFNTYQGVPVAGNQYILDELLRKELGFNGILISDYGSIDEIVAHGNAKDSKEAAKKALDATMDIEMVTRSYDHLNELIEQRIVNIEQINEAVRRILTFKYKIGIMDDPYRYIRPEKEKEYHFHPAHLEASRKLAQKSIVLLKNNGVLPIEDKAKKIAVIGPFGDSKDMLGPWQWSRYSKETVTLREALEEKGVPNTHILMEAGCKVEESLDGGVERAVTAAKQADIVILALGESSEMSGEAASRMDITLPKVQQELAETIVRVGKPTVLVLTNGRPLVLDWFESHVDAILETWFLGSQAGHAITDVLFGEYNPSGKLTMSFPVHIGQLPVYYNHFKTGRPVTESNKEEKFFSRYIDGSNNPLYPFGYGLSYTTFEISDIRLSQPLMTDSGKIFASVTVTNTGGLAGEETVQMYIQDIYGSVVRPVKELKGFKKVKLEPGESKDISFSITIEDLAYWNLDLKHGAEPGEFKVYIGSSSFDVKEALFEFLQPI, encoded by the coding sequence TTGTATTTTATTGAAAGTGAGTTGAACACTATGATTGGCACTTGGCATTTCTTATATGAGACCGTTCATACGACCATAAAAATGCAGTTCATTATTGGAAAAGAGGAGAATTTCACCTTATCTGTTATTCTTGAGCCCTTTCCATTTCCAGTTGATATTAATAATGTGAAAATCGATGGTAACCTATTGCAGGCAAGGGGTACGTCTCAATTTGTACCAGGAGAGGGTTTTGAATTTGATTTAACTTTTGAGGGCAAGGAGTTCCAAGGAAGAATCAAGATTCCCTATCAGGAAGAGTTCTTTGTTATAGGGGCAGAAGGAACTGGACCATCCCTTGAAGATTTGCTCATTTCTAAACTCTCTAATTACAGGAAACAAAATGTAAAACAACGGAGTGATAATGAGATCCGTCATGAGGTTGACACGTTACTAAAGAAGATGTCCGTTACTGATAAGATTGGTCAAATGAGCCAGTGCATGTCTACCAATCTTTCTCTGGGATCTGATATTGATTCTGAGTCGCCAGAAAAGCTTGTTTCCGAAGGAAGAGCAGGCTCAGTATTGTCGGCTGTTAACAGCAATCGTGTGTTCGAATTACAGAAAATTGCGGTAGAACAATCTCCGCATGGTATCCCACTGTTATTTAACTTTGATGTAATTCACGGATTTCAGACTATATTTCCGGTACCACTCGCCTGGTCATGTAGTTGGGACATGACAGCGATCCGAGAAGCCAGTGTGATTGCCGCAAAGGAAGCAAGTGCTACAGGAATAACCTATAACCACGGGCCGATGGTCGATATTACAAGAGACCCACGCTGGGGACGTGTTGTTGAGGGGGCAGGAGAAGATCCTTATTTGGGAAGTTTAATCGCAAAAGCTCAAGTGGAAGGTCTTCAAGGGAATAGCCTGTTCGATTCAGAGACAATTATAGCTTGCTTGAAGCATTTTGTTGCATACGGTGCTGCTGAAGCCGGTCGGGACTACAACACAGTAGATATATCTGAAGGAACACTACGGAATGTATATCTGCCACCATTTCAAGCAGGCATTAATGCTGGTGCAGGGTCGGTTATGAATTCCTTTAACACCTATCAGGGAGTTCCGGTTGCGGGTAACCAATATATTCTTGATGAACTCCTTCGAAAAGAGTTGGGATTTAACGGAATATTGATCTCCGATTACGGCTCCATTGATGAAATTGTCGCTCATGGAAATGCGAAAGACAGTAAAGAAGCAGCAAAAAAAGCACTGGATGCTACGATGGATATCGAAATGGTAACTCGTTCATATGATCATCTAAACGAATTAATTGAGCAAAGAATCGTAAACATTGAACAAATAAATGAAGCAGTACGTCGAATTCTTACATTTAAATATAAGATCGGTATTATGGACGATCCATACCGTTATATTCGTCCCGAGAAAGAAAAAGAATATCATTTTCATCCGGCACATCTGGAAGCAAGCCGGAAGTTGGCTCAGAAGTCCATTGTTCTATTAAAGAATAACGGTGTTCTTCCCATTGAAGACAAAGCAAAAAAAATTGCGGTGATCGGTCCATTCGGTGATAGCAAGGATATGCTTGGCCCCTGGCAGTGGTCCCGGTATTCGAAGGAGACCGTTACATTAAGAGAAGCTCTGGAAGAGAAGGGAGTTCCGAACACCCACATTCTGATGGAAGCAGGTTGTAAGGTTGAAGAATCATTGGACGGGGGAGTAGAGCGAGCTGTTACAGCGGCAAAACAAGCGGATATTGTTATTCTGGCACTCGGAGAGAGCAGCGAAATGTCTGGCGAAGCTGCGTCCCGTATGGACATTACACTGCCGAAGGTTCAGCAGGAGCTTGCGGAGACTATCGTTCGTGTGGGCAAGCCAACTGTATTGGTCCTGACGAATGGACGGCCTCTGGTCCTCGATTGGTTTGAGTCACATGTTGATGCCATATTAGAAACATGGTTCTTGGGGTCGCAAGCTGGACATGCCATCACAGATGTGCTCTTCGGTGAATATAATCCATCCGGAAAACTGACAATGAGTTTCCCCGTACATATCGGACAACTACCGGTATACTACAATCACTTTAAAACAGGGAGACCCGTAACGGAAAGTAATAAAGAGGAAAAGTTCTTTTCCAGATATATCGATGGCTCTAATAATCCGCTATACCCGTTCGGTTACGGCCTAAGCTATACGACTTTTGAGATCTCGGATATTCGATTATCTCAACCCCTGATGACGGATTCGGGAAAGATATTTGCCAGTGTAACGGTTACCAATACTGGAGGGCTAGCGGGAGAAGAAACCGTCCAAATGTACATTCAGGATATTTATGGAAGTGTTGTCCGCCCTGTAAAGGAGCTTAAAGGATTTAAAAAAGTAAAGTTAGAACCAGGTGAATCGAAAGACATCAGCTTCAGTATCACAATTGAAGATCTGGCGTACTGGAATTTGGATTTGAAGCATGGAGCTGAACCTGGCGAATTCAAGGTATATATCGGATCGAGTTCATTTGATGTGAAGGAAGCATTGTTTGAGTTTTTACAGCCTATCTGA
- a CDS encoding ABC transporter substrate-binding protein: MKNSKRNIKVILAMMLSFTLLLSACSKGNEGNTSTTGNEDSTGQSEVVLKGYLLGEAPKGMPEVLETLNKKLKNDINATIELNYINWGDVQSKYPLLLATGEDLDFIFSADWNYYVEQANKGAFYELKPEDIAKNMPKKSAAMDPAAWDEAKIKDKIFMIPKTTPDSNVFVSVLRKDIMAEAGLTDVKSLSEIGPYLEAVKKNHPDMVGLNLDSQVDLPTPYQHLMREKVGFTGGSLGGGPLSQGAAFDFTDPSGKIYSMVEEPYLSAQKYAANIMKDWYDKGYVNKNPYANKIRSKDNFVEGKSAVAFGNSIDIAATIEAAEAKGIETYIIPSLMPNGKVPMGNHIGAGISIAANSKNPERVMQAFDLIMEDPSYVYLTYFGIEGKNYVVKDEKVGLPEGVTAETNTYPPDSAGFWFVNKALFKPMSTWPKTYIDFWEKQGEYNTSDFALNGFNFNTENVKTQIANLANASTQYANPIYIGAVKDVDKAFDELNKNLSSAGLEKVKEEAQTQVDAFLAKKK; this comes from the coding sequence ATGAAGAATTCTAAGAGAAATATAAAGGTCATTCTTGCTATGATGCTATCGTTCACATTGCTATTGTCTGCCTGTTCAAAAGGTAATGAAGGCAATACAAGCACTACTGGCAATGAAGATTCAACAGGGCAAAGTGAAGTTGTTCTAAAAGGCTATCTACTTGGTGAGGCGCCTAAAGGTATGCCTGAGGTACTTGAGACATTGAATAAGAAACTTAAAAATGACATCAATGCTACGATTGAGTTGAATTATATCAATTGGGGAGATGTGCAATCTAAGTACCCATTGTTGTTGGCTACGGGCGAAGATTTGGACTTTATCTTCTCAGCAGACTGGAATTATTATGTTGAACAAGCGAATAAAGGAGCCTTTTATGAGCTGAAACCAGAGGATATAGCCAAAAATATGCCGAAAAAATCGGCAGCAATGGATCCTGCTGCTTGGGATGAAGCCAAGATTAAGGATAAAATCTTTATGATTCCGAAGACAACCCCTGATAGTAATGTCTTCGTATCTGTACTTCGTAAAGATATTATGGCGGAAGCCGGCCTTACCGATGTAAAGAGTCTCTCTGAGATTGGTCCTTATCTGGAAGCTGTGAAGAAAAATCATCCAGATATGGTTGGCCTAAACTTGGACTCACAGGTTGACCTGCCAACACCGTATCAACATCTGATGCGTGAGAAAGTGGGCTTTACGGGCGGCTCACTTGGCGGTGGACCTTTGTCTCAGGGAGCGGCTTTTGATTTCACAGATCCGTCCGGAAAAATTTATAGCATGGTTGAAGAGCCTTACTTAAGTGCCCAGAAATATGCGGCTAATATCATGAAGGACTGGTATGACAAAGGATACGTCAACAAAAATCCTTATGCCAATAAAATTCGCTCCAAAGATAATTTTGTTGAAGGAAAATCTGCGGTAGCGTTTGGCAACAGTATTGATATTGCAGCGACTATTGAAGCTGCTGAAGCAAAAGGAATTGAAACTTACATTATCCCGTCATTGATGCCAAACGGTAAAGTTCCGATGGGCAATCACATTGGGGCTGGGATATCAATTGCGGCAAATTCCAAAAATCCAGAACGTGTAATGCAAGCATTTGACCTTATTATGGAAGATCCATCATATGTTTATTTAACTTATTTCGGGATAGAAGGTAAGAACTATGTGGTCAAGGATGAAAAAGTCGGTTTGCCGGAAGGGGTGACAGCTGAAACAAATACCTATCCTCCTGATTCCGCAGGATTCTGGTTCGTAAATAAAGCTTTGTTTAAGCCAATGAGCACTTGGCCGAAGACTTATATTGACTTCTGGGAGAAACAGGGCGAATACAATACCTCAGACTTTGCACTTAATGGATTTAACTTCAACACTGAGAACGTGAAAACACAGATTGCAAACTTGGCCAATGCATCCACACAGTATGCCAACCCGATTTACATCGGTGCAGTTAAGGATGTAGACAAAGCATTTGATGAACTGAATAAAAACTTAAGTAGTGCTGGTCTGGAAAAGGTCAAAGAAGAGGCACAGACACAAGTTGATGCTTTTCTCGCGAAGAAGAAGTAG
- a CDS encoding carbohydrate ABC transporter permease, with protein MNKNKLNSAPIFQAFSYTVVAIVAILCLLPFIVLISGSISDEGQVLAKGYSFIPRGFSLDAYAFIFRNPAELLSAYRVSIIVAVVGTVLSLLISTMAAYVMYRKEVKYRNKLAFFLFFTTLFSGGLAPFFIWVTSYLHLKNTLAVLILLPMFNVMYVLILRSFIKGSVPEPLVESAKIDGAGDFRIFWQMVLPLCKPALASIGLFTILAYWNDWWTPMMFTDKQEYVPLQYMLYKMLSSMNMSAALAQHVSSLEMPKETFKLAMTVIATGPVVILFPFLQQYFVKGITIGAVKG; from the coding sequence GTGAATAAAAATAAACTAAATTCAGCTCCGATTTTTCAAGCCTTTTCTTACACTGTAGTAGCAATTGTCGCCATTTTGTGTTTGCTTCCATTTATCGTTCTTATCTCAGGTTCCATTTCAGATGAAGGACAGGTTTTAGCAAAGGGCTATTCCTTTATTCCTCGAGGCTTTTCATTGGATGCATACGCCTTTATTTTTCGCAATCCTGCTGAACTTCTCTCTGCTTATCGGGTGTCGATAATTGTCGCAGTGGTTGGAACCGTTCTGTCACTGCTAATCTCCACGATGGCAGCCTATGTGATGTACCGCAAAGAGGTGAAGTATCGGAACAAACTGGCGTTTTTCCTGTTCTTCACCACATTATTCAGTGGTGGCTTAGCTCCCTTTTTCATCTGGGTTACTAGTTACTTGCATCTGAAGAACACGCTTGCAGTTTTGATACTGCTTCCTATGTTCAACGTGATGTACGTTTTGATCCTCCGAAGCTTCATTAAAGGTTCGGTGCCTGAGCCGCTGGTGGAATCGGCAAAAATTGATGGAGCAGGAGACTTTCGAATTTTTTGGCAAATGGTTCTGCCCCTCTGCAAACCAGCACTTGCTTCAATTGGGCTGTTCACTATTTTAGCCTACTGGAACGACTGGTGGACACCTATGATGTTCACTGACAAACAGGAGTATGTGCCCCTACAGTACATGCTTTATAAAATGTTGTCTTCAATGAATATGTCAGCTGCCCTAGCTCAGCATGTATCCTCTCTTGAAATGCCGAAGGAAACATTCAAGCTTGCTATGACCGTTATAGCTACAGGTCCGGTTGTAATCCTGTTTCCATTTCTTCAACAGTATTTTGTTAAAGGGATCACCATTGGTGCTGTTAAAGGTTAA
- a CDS encoding sugar ABC transporter permease yields MNVKLERSVVTKPKKIKGLSPLQEIKKNWVLYLMFVPIAVFFIIFSYIPMTGIVMAFKEFNYRDGIFMSPWNGLENFEYFFQSGKAWIVTRNTILYNVVFLGLYTLFSILVAVLLSETYNKFFKKTAQTLMFLPYFISWVTVSAFVYNFFNYEFGIANVFLRNLGLEAMDIYSTESYWYLLLPLLYVWKWVGFGSVLYLAAIVGIDQEIYEAATIDGASRFQKIMKITLPLLKPTAVVLILLGLGRVMRGEFDMFYQLIGNNGALMNATDIIDTLVFRSLMGTQDFGMASSVGLYQSVLTLIIILIANYLVRRYDKENALF; encoded by the coding sequence ATGAACGTCAAGTTAGAGCGATCTGTAGTGACGAAACCAAAAAAAATAAAAGGGCTGTCACCACTACAGGAGATAAAGAAAAACTGGGTTTTGTATTTAATGTTTGTACCGATTGCTGTTTTTTTTATCATCTTTTCCTATATACCGATGACCGGTATTGTAATGGCTTTTAAAGAATTCAACTACAGGGATGGAATTTTCATGAGTCCCTGGAATGGGCTCGAGAACTTCGAGTACTTCTTTCAGTCAGGTAAGGCATGGATCGTCACAAGAAACACGATCTTGTACAACGTAGTGTTCTTAGGATTATATACGCTATTCTCGATATTGGTTGCGGTACTGCTATCAGAGACGTATAACAAATTTTTCAAAAAAACTGCTCAGACATTAATGTTTCTGCCTTACTTTATATCCTGGGTTACCGTGTCAGCGTTCGTTTATAACTTTTTCAACTATGAGTTTGGTATAGCCAACGTATTCCTGAGAAATCTCGGTCTGGAAGCTATGGATATCTATTCAACTGAAAGCTACTGGTACCTATTGCTTCCTTTACTTTATGTGTGGAAGTGGGTTGGGTTTGGAAGTGTTTTATACTTGGCAGCGATTGTCGGGATTGATCAGGAGATCTATGAAGCAGCAACAATTGATGGGGCAAGTCGTTTCCAAAAAATTATGAAAATAACGCTCCCTTTGTTAAAACCTACAGCGGTGGTACTGATATTACTTGGACTTGGACGAGTCATGCGCGGTGAATTCGATATGTTCTACCAGCTAATCGGCAACAACGGGGCACTTATGAATGCTACAGATATTATTGATACATTAGTTTTCCGTTCTCTTATGGGCACACAAGACTTTGGTATGGCTTCATCAGTGGGTCTTTATCAGTCCGTACTCACTTTAATCATTATCCTGATTGCTAATTATCTCGTACGTCGTTATGACAAAGAGAACGCACTGTTCTAA
- a CDS encoding sensor histidine kinase: protein MKRINWRTFADFSIRYKLFASYLMVIILPLILLLLLHLYLSTNETEKQAKYSAQKMLEETKSHLQYRAEMVKEVLNSIAFSDTVQNLVSEDPKRYEDVNLWGLDANRLSRVVGQFSYNSDIESVQVYMEQGLASVTESTDFLSMKNLKHSLWFRNFLDSHSVLTWLPSSVMEEKKDNNAISVLRVIPSPHNITKMDGIVRAQISQSTMIVILEHAMATPSTSVALFNEQGEILSTSKTFEYTNTDFEEILSKALTGRRMNIWEDNLEFNGQRILLGLQEIPQTDMRVAMIVPYTDILKSSNAMRDRLIFIFLLIIPLTLVLSFVVAGSATKRLRKLTRHVRKVKNGDFGMNPLPVNQDEIGELISNFNVMVDNVSRLLEETYTLGREVKNKELKALQAQINPHFLYNTLELINAMAISSGNEEISKVVDRLALFYRLSLSNGRESVTLESELKHVESYVSIQNMRFNNAITLTINVSPELLHCEVPKIMLQPLIENAILHGILETDSEKGEILVSARTEEGNLLVEVNDNGVGIDEEVLENILNSSVSKGTGDLAYGTFRSVLS from the coding sequence ATGAAACGGATTAACTGGAGGACGTTCGCTGACTTTAGTATCCGTTACAAGCTGTTTGCTTCCTATTTAATGGTTATCATCCTGCCTTTGATTCTGCTGCTCTTGCTTCATCTGTATCTGAGCACCAATGAAACAGAGAAGCAGGCAAAGTACTCAGCTCAAAAAATGCTGGAGGAGACCAAGTCGCATCTGCAATATCGTGCTGAAATGGTCAAAGAAGTATTGAATTCAATTGCATTCAGTGACACGGTTCAGAATCTTGTCTCTGAAGATCCCAAACGGTATGAGGATGTTAACCTCTGGGGATTGGATGCAAACAGACTAAGCCGTGTTGTGGGACAGTTTAGTTACAATTCGGATATTGAATCCGTACAGGTCTATATGGAACAGGGGCTCGCATCAGTGACTGAGAGTACGGATTTTTTGAGTATGAAGAATTTGAAGCACAGTCTCTGGTTCAGAAACTTCTTAGACAGCCATTCTGTCCTGACTTGGCTGCCTTCTTCGGTCATGGAAGAAAAAAAAGACAATAATGCCATATCAGTACTGCGCGTTATTCCAAGTCCTCATAATATCACGAAAATGGACGGTATTGTACGGGCTCAGATCTCACAGAGCACAATGATAGTTATATTGGAACATGCTATGGCGACTCCGTCCACTTCCGTTGCTTTATTTAACGAACAGGGTGAAATTCTCAGTACCTCTAAGACTTTTGAATATACAAATACAGATTTTGAAGAGATATTGTCAAAGGCTTTGACAGGAAGACGTATGAATATTTGGGAAGATAATCTGGAGTTTAATGGACAGCGGATTCTGTTAGGTCTTCAGGAGATACCTCAAACGGATATGCGTGTAGCGATGATTGTACCTTATACGGATATTTTGAAATCAAGCAATGCTATGCGTGATCGGTTAATCTTTATATTTTTGCTGATCATTCCTCTCACATTGGTTCTATCATTCGTCGTTGCGGGTTCTGCAACTAAACGTTTACGCAAACTTACGAGACATGTGCGTAAGGTCAAGAATGGCGATTTTGGCATGAATCCACTTCCGGTCAATCAGGATGAAATTGGTGAGCTAATTAGTAATTTTAATGTGATGGTGGATAATGTATCACGATTACTTGAGGAGACCTATACGCTTGGGCGTGAAGTGAAAAATAAGGAGCTAAAAGCGCTACAGGCACAAATTAATCCTCATTTTCTATACAATACCCTGGAACTGATCAATGCTATGGCGATCAGCTCCGGAAATGAGGAAATCTCCAAAGTAGTGGATCGATTAGCCTTGTTCTATAGGTTGAGCTTATCTAATGGTAGAGAAAGTGTCACTTTGGAGAGTGAACTCAAGCATGTGGAATCCTATGTATCGATTCAGAATATGCGATTTAATAATGCGATTACATTGACCATTAACGTTTCACCAGAGCTGTTACATTGTGAAGTACCCAAAATTATGCTTCAGCCTCTGATTGAGAATGCAATTTTGCATGGAATTTTGGAAACCGATTCTGAAAAAGGTGAAATACTTGTTTCCGCAAGAACAGAGGAAGGAAATTTGCTTGTGGAAGTTAACGATAATGGTGTCGGTATAGACGAAGAGGTGTTAGAAAATATTCTAAACAGCTCTGTTAGCAAAGGTACGGGGGATTTGGCATATGGAACATTCAGGAGCGTATTAAGCTAA